gcaccccaacCCTAAGCTCCTCTCCAAccaccacccagcaccccaacCCTGGGCTCCTCTCCAACCATCCACCCAGCACCCCAATCCTGGGCTCTTCTCCAACCACCAACCAGCACCCCAACCCTGAGTTCCCCTCCAGccaccacccagcaccccaacCCTGGGCTCCTCTCCAGCACCCCATCCTGGACCACCCCTCTCTCTTACCTGGAGGTGATGGTTTTCTCGTGACTCCCCCAGCATCAGTTTGGGGCGCGGGTGTCCCCGCGGTCCCCGTGCCACCGACGGGAGCTTCGGCAAGAGGAGGAGGACGGCGAGGAAGCCCAGGACCAGCCCGCAGACGAGCCCTAGGCAGAGCCCGGCGGCGTAGGGAGGCAGGGGCAGGATGAAGTAGCCGTAGGCGAGGAGGGCGATGGAAGCCAAGGCTCTGCTCGGCACCGTTCCCCCCGGCGGCTCCTCGGGGGGTGGCAGCCGGGGTTCGGCATCCCGCTGAGCCACCTCCACCACCTGGATTACGTCCCCGTAGGAGCAGATCTCGTAGCGACAGTTCAAGGTGGGCTCCCAGGGGCTCCAGTCCCGCACCCCGCTGCCCCCCACCTCCTGTCCCCGCACCTTCTCCCGGGGCCCGGGGCTGCTCTCCTCGGCCGTGTGCCGGCTGAGCCTCTTGGATTCCTCCAGCCTGGCGTCCCGCAGCCGGAGCAGGGCAGCCCGGCTCTCCgagggggagatgctgggggaaGACGGGGCCGTGCGGGACTTGGCCGGGCTCAGGCGGGGCTGGGGAGCCCGCGGGAGGTCAGGCAGGAGCATCCCCCCGGGCTGAGGGGACAGGGGATGCTTCGgatccccatccccagggaaaAGGAGCCCGCAGCCCTCCCGGGGGCCTCTGTCCTCCCTGGTGTCAGTGGGATGGGGTGAGCCTGGGGACGCTGTCAGGGTTGGAGAGGTGTCAGCTGGCACCACAGCCTGGTCTGTCATCGCTCGCATCGCCGAGGGTGCCCGTGCTgctgagggaggggatggaaacAGCTCAGGGTGCATCACAGACTCTTTCAGatccccttgggatcatccagtccaaccatcATCTTTACCAACTCCTCCCCTAAACCGTATCCCCCGACCCCACATCTAAACAGACCcctaaacacatccagggatggagactcaaccacctccctgccctggtcCTGCTTTCCCCATTGGCACGAGCAGGAgtggggtgtccccagggaccTTGTCACCATGGTGCCTTTTTAGGGCCATGGTGCTGCcgggctcagcagcagtgtgtGGGAACCTGCTTGTGGAAGGAGGAGAAACCTCAGGGTTTCTGCAGCAACCAGGCCCTGAGAACCCCGAGCTGTGCCCCAGGTCTGCAGCAACACCAAAGGGATTTTCCTGCATTAGGACATTCTGATGGTCCCAGtgcaggggctgggaggaggctgagctgccagcaTGCAGGGCTCTGCCTCCTCTAAATGTTTCTCACTCAATCGACAGTGGTTTGGCTCTGGATTTATGCATTGCATGAACCTGACAAGAAACAAGCCCGAGCTCtggccccagcccagcaggaggaTGCTCTGGCACCAGGATGTTGGGGTAATCTCTTTTTTTACTAGAGGGACACCAGAGTTTTCCTAACACATCAAGTTTCCATAGCCCCGAGGGTGTCCCCAGCCGTGTCACCCCATCCCCAACAGCCACTGTCACCCCTCCATCACTGCATTCCTGCCAAAGCCTCTCATCATGCATGTGACCCCCCTGTCACAGCCATCCCCAGTacccccagtgctgcccagtCCTTGGCTGGGCTCACCAGAAATCCCTGGGGCTGGTCCTACCCAGCCACCAGTCCCTGTCCTCACTGGGCTCAGGAGACCCCCCAGTTCCCCTGTGCCTGGCTTTTTGGTACCACTGCTCCAGTATTTGTGGGGtttaaaagctaaaattaaaaaaaaaaaaaaaaaaaaaagaagatgctgCCTGTTTCCTGAGAGACCATTAGCACAGTGGAAGACAGAGATAATAATAGCCCAGGTTTGTATGGGGGTTTTCATCTGCCAGGGACAAGTACAGCGGGggctctggagatgctgctgaaaCGAAGCCACCTctgagggggtgaggggagcaCCAGGAGGGACCCTGCTGGGTGCCAGGGCTGGACCACCACTCCCCTGAGATGGAGGGTCCCCATGGAGCACCCCATGAAGGCTTTGCTGCTACAGAGAGCAGATCTCCAGCCCAGAGGAGCCCCTGGAGCTGGTCCCTGAGTGCCAGAGCTCTCCCACCTTCCATCCCCAAGCACCTCCCCAGTTTCTGCTCCGTGGTTTTGGGTCAAATTGGACTCGACCTGACACAGGACAAGATCAAGTGTCCTGAGCCCTTGCTcccaggtgggtgctgcccaaatggtgtttgcttttgttgAGAAATCGGGCagagttaattaaaaaattaacttccaGCAGCCCTCTCCAGTTAATTGGAGGTGGCAGAGGGCTGGCACtgctggtggggatggtggcacagctctgcttggGCATAGAGGAGGCTTTCAGCACCCAGCCAAACGAGCTGGAAATCCCTACTCTAATTATCTCCACAATACACCCCTACAGACACCAAACCGCTGTGGTTTtctgccctggggctggaggtCTCCTGGCATCATCCCCTGGTTCAGGAGCACAGGGCTTGGAGAGAAGTCCTGCTGGAACCTCAAAGCAAAATTTGGAGGAACGGGTGAGGCAGCACTGATCCCAGCTccatctgctgctcctgcctccccatCACACTGCTCCTTCTCAGGGGCTTTACTGGGGGATACTGGAATGACTGGCTCCAGGGTGGCCGTGCCAAACTCTGTGCCCAACCCCAGGTCTGGTCCCCAGGGACCCCCTCTCAACgtcccccccctcaccctgtGCTGCCCCAGGGTTGAACTCAGCCCTTCCACCACCACAGACTTTGCTTTGCCCCCCTGTCCCATCCTCTGCCCATCACCCCGAGACCATTGCACCCCTGGTggcccagctcccagccccggTGTCACCAGGCCAGAGGCCAGGGGGAGGACCTGGCAGGCGTGGTGTCACCTTCTGCACCCCGGTGAGCAGCAGAGGTCCAGGTGGGTGATGCTGCCGAGACACAGGGGCCCAGCGGCCACCGCAGCTCCTGCCACTGCCTGAAAATCTGTGCCCTGGAGgcagagtcacagctttggagtCTCTTTGCAGCCttgcctggggctctgctcccGGGGGGATGACACCAGGAGGTGCTTTCAGACCGGCAGCACGTCACCCAGCACGTCCCCCGTGTCCTGCCACCCCACggtgctgcagccacagcctcttccccctcctgcccgGGTGCCTGCCACAAATCATCAATCCccggggctggggcagggagctcAGCCCGCCCGAGATGAGAGCCTGACCTAATTCAAAGCGGCAGCATccagagggcaggagcagcGCCGGCCCCACGCAGGGGTTTCCACGCCCCAGGGtgagctcctggctgctggacACGTCCCTGGGCATTAAGGAACAGGGATCCTGACTGGGATGGATCCAGGGAGACATCGCTGCAGGGGCAGCTCCGCAGGACAGTCCCCCTGGGTCTGTAAGAAGGGGGCTGGAATTTTTGGTCTTGCACCAAGGAAGATGCAATTTCCAGCAGATCCCAATGGATGAGAACTCAGCCAAGAGCCTCAGATAAAACTAGGAATGAAGAGACTTGTGGTGCCTGGCTTTTTGTCGGGTTTTTTggcgattttttttttttttttttttttttttttttttttagggaaaagcAGCCGCATGCAGCTGATCATCTCCAGGAGCCTGCGGTTCACCTTCAAAGCCCGGACCTTGCCGCATGCCACCTCCCCCAGGAGCCCCACGAGGGGACAGAGCTCAGCCCACCCTCACCTCCGTGGGCAGGGTCCCCACCGGTGACCCCCCCACGGCTGCCGGGGTGGTGGGATGGGTGGTCCCCACCACTGGGCCCCCGCAGTGGGAGAGCCCCCAGCCCgtcccaggagctgccccaagCTCCATCACCCAGAAGTGCCCCGTCCCCTCCCCGAGGGTCCCGCAGCACCGGTACCTGGGCCAGACGGGAGGTCCCGGTGAGGCGGGGAAGGGTCAGTCCTAGAGGATGAGCGGTCTGAACGCGGCCGGAGAGATGGGCTGGTTCCGGTTCGAGGGGAGGACCGGGAGGGAGGATGACGAGAGGTTCAGCCCCGGTGCCGGTAAAGAAGAGCCGGTGCCGGTGCTGATGCCGGGATCCAAGGACTGATACCGGTGCCGGGAGACGAGGATCGGTGTCGGTGCCAAGGAGACGGTACAGGAGACGGAGGATCCCTCCTGGTCCCGGTACCGGTCCGGATATCTCCCAGCTGCCGCCGCCGGTGCCGGAGCATCCGCAGGACCGTGCCGGGTCCCCGCTCCCCCCGGCTCCGCCCCGCGTCCCCCCGCCCATCCCCGCCGGGacgtcccccccctcccctccgaACCGAACCTTCCCGGGGCTGCGGGGCCGGGCCCGGGGCTTCACATCGCTTGGGGCGGGGAGGATATCGGAACCTccccggtaccggtaccgggaCCCCCCTTTCGGTACCgggacacacacaccccttccccccagtaCCGCCCGCCCCGCAGAGCCCCCGCCAGCCCCGGGAGCGTCATCGGGGGCGGGGCCGAGGCGGGGCCGGGGTGAGCGGAACCGGGCCGGGGCGGCGGGTGCAGCCATGTCCTTCTGCTCCTTCGTGGGGGGAGAGGTCTTCAAGGACCACTTCCAGCCGGGTGAGCGGGGCCGGGGGAGCGGGCTGGGGGTGTCCTCGGGGGGCTTAGAGGTGCCCCGGGGGGTTCGGCGGGGTCCGCCCCCTCCTTAGGGCCGGGGGGCACACGGGGTGACCCCTGCGGTCTCTGAGGGTTGGGTGGGTGTCATCGCTGTGGGACATGCTCCACCCGTGGGGACCGGGCTGGGGGTCACCTCTCTGGGGTCTTCGTTGCGGGATCCCCCcaaggtggggaggaggggggagatgctgcctgcaagggggggctgggagggtcCCGTCCTGCAGAAAAGCCCCCGTGGGGGATGTGGGTCCTGGCCCTGGGGTCTAGCAGGAGCCCACGCGGGCAAAGTCCTGCGTGTCCCGTGTCCCAGCAGAcgtgtgtgtgtcccctcccccttcTGTGAGCCGGCCACGGAGCAGGCTGGGGGGCTGCCCCCCGCCACTAAACCCCCTCCCCACGCTCTCCCACCACCTTCCCCAGGCATCTACGTCTGTGCCAAGTGTGGCCATGAGCTCTTCTCCAGCCGTGCCAAGTACGAGCACTCGTCCCCGTGGCCAGCGTTCACCCAGCCCCTCCTGGAGGACAGCGTGGCCAAGCGGGAGGAGCGCCCGGGGGCTTTAAAGGTGCTGGGTctgaacccccccaaaatccccaccCCTAG
The sequence above is a segment of the Heliangelus exortis chromosome 17, bHelExo1.hap1, whole genome shotgun sequence genome. Coding sequences within it:
- the MSRB1 gene encoding methionine-R-sulfoxide reductase B1 — translated: MSFCSFVGGEVFKDHFQPGIYVCAKCGHELFSSRAKYEHSSPWPAFTQPLLEDSVAKREERPGALKVSCGKCGNGLGHEFLNDGPQRGQSRFUIFSSSLKFIPKGKADKKLKEK